The Medicago truncatula cultivar Jemalong A17 chromosome 4, MtrunA17r5.0-ANR, whole genome shotgun sequence genome includes a region encoding these proteins:
- the LOC11440088 gene encoding tRNA pseudouridine synthase A isoform X1 — protein MENSDKTPSISSSPALPSAVAEEPATKKVKMSTTTSDDEGCTTAEGSKVRYKRRKVAIFFAYCGVGYQGMQKNPGAKTIEGELEEALYVSGAVPEQDRGLSKRYDWARSARTDKGVSAVGQVVSGRFYIDPPGFVDRLNSNLPSQIRIFGFKRVTASFSAKKFCDRRRYVYLIPVFALDPCCHRDRETVLASLGSENELVKCLPCSERGRKVEGVVGNSKRNLELEAVDVENGSSNKNDVVDSGVTKDVEVSLSKGDDNHLNKESINDNEGKVSVEEVNSKTVVSDEDEVAPINGGSENNLGILEEEKVNREDTAANGSGFCYGEKERERFNNILKCYVGTHNFHNFTTRIKPEDPSAKRFIISFDASTTVVVEGMEFVKCEIVGQSFMLHQIRKMMGLAVAIMRNCAPESLIEKALQKDVSITVPTAPEVGLYLDECFFTSYNQKWKDTHEEVSMKAYEKEAEDFKMQYIYPHIASTEYKEGTVGLWLHSLNHRNYPDLRILDGEGVTNDKKVEVDMNDKKTEIEVVTE, from the exons ATGGAAAACTCAGATAAAACTCCGTCAATTTCATCATCTCCAGCGTTACCTTCAGCTGTCGCGGAAGAGCCAGCGACCAAGAAGGTGAAGATGTCTACCACTACTTCTGATGATGAAGGATGTACAACTGCTGAAGGAAGTAAGGTAAGATACAAGCGCCGTAAGGTAGCTATTTTCTTTGCTTACTGCGGTGTTGGTTATCAGGGTATGCAGAAAAACCCTGGTGCAAAGACTATTGAAGGTGAACTAGAAGAAGCTTTGTATGTTTCTGGAGCTGTACCTGAACAGGATCGTGGACTTTCTAAACGGTATGACTGGGCTCGGTCAGCTAGAACTGATAAAGGAGTTAGTGCTGTTGGTCAGGTTGTTTCGGGCCGATTCTATATTGATCCGCCTGGCTTTGTTGACCGCCTTAATTCAAACCTTCCCTCACAGATACGAATTTTTGGTTTTAAGCGAGTGACTGCTTCTTTTAGTGCTAAGAAGTTTTGTGATCGGAGGAGGTATGTTTATCTCATCCCTGTGTTTGCTCTTGATCCATGTTGTCATCGCGATAGAGAGACTGTGTTGGCTAGTTTAGGGTCTGAAAATGAGCTTGTTAAGTGTTTGCCGTGTTCTGAGAGAGGCCGAAAAGTGGAAGGTGTGGTTGGTAATAGTAAGCGCAATCTTGAGCTAGAAGCTGTGGATGTTGAGAAtggttcatcaaacaaaaatgatgtGGTTGACTCTGGAGTTACAAAGGATGTGGAGGTTTCTTTAAGCAAAGGTGATGATAATCATTTAAATAAAGAATCCATTAATGACAATGAGGGTAAGGTTTCAGTTGAAGAAGTAAATTCTAAAACTGTGGTTTCTGATGAGGATGAGGTTGCTCCCATAAATGGTGGATCTGAGAATAATTTAGGCATTCTCGAGGAAGAAAAAGTGAACAGAGAGGATACGGCTGCCAATGGAAGTGGTTTTTGTTATGGTGAGAAGGAGAGGGAAAGatttaacaatattttgaaGTGTTATGTTGGAACTCATAACTTCCATAACTTCACGACCAGAATAAAACCCGAGGATCCTTCTGCAAAACGTTTCATTATTTCATTTGATGCAAGCACCACTGTTGTAGTTGAGGGCATGGAATTTGTGAAGTGTGAGATTGTGGGACAGAGCTTCATGCTTCATCAGATACGGAAGATGATGGGGCTTGCCGTGGCAATCATGAGAAATTGTGCACCTGAGTCACTTATTGAGAAAGCTTTGCAGAA GGATGTTAGCATCACTGTGCCTACTGCACCTGAGGTTGGATTATATTTAGATGAGTGCTTCTTTACTTCATATAACCAGAAGTGGAAAGATACCCACGAAGAGGTGTCAATGAAAGCATATGAGAAGGAGGCTGAGGATTTCAAAATGCAGTACATATATCCTCATATTGCTTCCACAGAATATAAGGAAGGAACTGTTGGCCTATGGTTGCATTCTTTGAACCATAGAAACTATCCAGATCTGCGCATCCTTGACGGGGAAGGTGTCACGAATGACAAGAAAGTTGAAGTTGACATGAATGACAAGAAAACTGAAATTGAAGTTGTAACCGAATGA
- the LOC11440088 gene encoding tRNA pseudouridine synthase A isoform X2, which produces MSTTTSDDEGCTTAEGSKVRYKRRKVAIFFAYCGVGYQGMQKNPGAKTIEGELEEALYVSGAVPEQDRGLSKRYDWARSARTDKGVSAVGQVVSGRFYIDPPGFVDRLNSNLPSQIRIFGFKRVTASFSAKKFCDRRRYVYLIPVFALDPCCHRDRETVLASLGSENELVKCLPCSERGRKVEGVVGNSKRNLELEAVDVENGSSNKNDVVDSGVTKDVEVSLSKGDDNHLNKESINDNEGKVSVEEVNSKTVVSDEDEVAPINGGSENNLGILEEEKVNREDTAANGSGFCYGEKERERFNNILKCYVGTHNFHNFTTRIKPEDPSAKRFIISFDASTTVVVEGMEFVKCEIVGQSFMLHQIRKMMGLAVAIMRNCAPESLIEKALQKDVSITVPTAPEVGLYLDECFFTSYNQKWKDTHEEVSMKAYEKEAEDFKMQYIYPHIASTEYKEGTVGLWLHSLNHRNYPDLRILDGEGVTNDKKVEVDMNDKKTEIEVVTE; this is translated from the exons ATGTCTACCACTACTTCTGATGATGAAGGATGTACAACTGCTGAAGGAAGTAAGGTAAGATACAAGCGCCGTAAGGTAGCTATTTTCTTTGCTTACTGCGGTGTTGGTTATCAGGGTATGCAGAAAAACCCTGGTGCAAAGACTATTGAAGGTGAACTAGAAGAAGCTTTGTATGTTTCTGGAGCTGTACCTGAACAGGATCGTGGACTTTCTAAACGGTATGACTGGGCTCGGTCAGCTAGAACTGATAAAGGAGTTAGTGCTGTTGGTCAGGTTGTTTCGGGCCGATTCTATATTGATCCGCCTGGCTTTGTTGACCGCCTTAATTCAAACCTTCCCTCACAGATACGAATTTTTGGTTTTAAGCGAGTGACTGCTTCTTTTAGTGCTAAGAAGTTTTGTGATCGGAGGAGGTATGTTTATCTCATCCCTGTGTTTGCTCTTGATCCATGTTGTCATCGCGATAGAGAGACTGTGTTGGCTAGTTTAGGGTCTGAAAATGAGCTTGTTAAGTGTTTGCCGTGTTCTGAGAGAGGCCGAAAAGTGGAAGGTGTGGTTGGTAATAGTAAGCGCAATCTTGAGCTAGAAGCTGTGGATGTTGAGAAtggttcatcaaacaaaaatgatgtGGTTGACTCTGGAGTTACAAAGGATGTGGAGGTTTCTTTAAGCAAAGGTGATGATAATCATTTAAATAAAGAATCCATTAATGACAATGAGGGTAAGGTTTCAGTTGAAGAAGTAAATTCTAAAACTGTGGTTTCTGATGAGGATGAGGTTGCTCCCATAAATGGTGGATCTGAGAATAATTTAGGCATTCTCGAGGAAGAAAAAGTGAACAGAGAGGATACGGCTGCCAATGGAAGTGGTTTTTGTTATGGTGAGAAGGAGAGGGAAAGatttaacaatattttgaaGTGTTATGTTGGAACTCATAACTTCCATAACTTCACGACCAGAATAAAACCCGAGGATCCTTCTGCAAAACGTTTCATTATTTCATTTGATGCAAGCACCACTGTTGTAGTTGAGGGCATGGAATTTGTGAAGTGTGAGATTGTGGGACAGAGCTTCATGCTTCATCAGATACGGAAGATGATGGGGCTTGCCGTGGCAATCATGAGAAATTGTGCACCTGAGTCACTTATTGAGAAAGCTTTGCAGAA GGATGTTAGCATCACTGTGCCTACTGCACCTGAGGTTGGATTATATTTAGATGAGTGCTTCTTTACTTCATATAACCAGAAGTGGAAAGATACCCACGAAGAGGTGTCAATGAAAGCATATGAGAAGGAGGCTGAGGATTTCAAAATGCAGTACATATATCCTCATATTGCTTCCACAGAATATAAGGAAGGAACTGTTGGCCTATGGTTGCATTCTTTGAACCATAGAAACTATCCAGATCTGCGCATCCTTGACGGGGAAGGTGTCACGAATGACAAGAAAGTTGAAGTTGACATGAATGACAAGAAAACTGAAATTGAAGTTGTAACCGAATGA
- the LOC120579855 gene encoding uncharacterized protein — MDLISTSSESGQLSVEASSLIHAESGQLSVETSSMIHADSTECYSPSNEESWKSLVFQSIKEVEDFYGNYAYNTGFSIRTMLKSKINSQNKKSEKVHYLRYVCNKQGYKKGSLLNPNNRPTSDNPLVIEFVKVKEKPEERVGCTAAIYLKLDEVLNVYKIYRWDMAHCHPLHKPEHLCYLRSFREVNEVQGQLALINSKAGMSMRTSYEVLGQGVGGTENLPFRFSDLKNYLMTIR, encoded by the coding sequence ATGGATTTGATATCAACTTCATCTGAGAGTGGACAACTGAGTGTTGAAGCTTCATCACTGATTCATGCTGAGAGTGGACAACTGAGTGTTGAAACTTCTTCAATGATTCATGCTGATAGTACTGAATGTTACTCCCCTAGCAATGAAGAATCATGGAAGTCTTTAGTCTTTCAATCTATCAAAGAGGTTGAAGATTTTTATGGTAATTATGCATATAACACTGGATTTTCTATTAGGACTATGTTGAAGTCGAAGATTAATTCACAAAATAAGAAATCAGAAAAGGTACATTATTTGCGTTATGTTTGTAACAAACAAGGTTACAAGAAGGGAAGTTTGCTTAATCCTAACAACAGGCCAACATCAGACAATCCACTGGTTATTGAGTTtgtgaaagtgaaagaaaaacctGAGGAAAGGGTCGGTTGTACAGCTGCAATATATTTGAAGCTGGATGAAGTTTTGAATGTGTATAAGATTTATAGATGGGATATGGCTCACTGTCATCCATTACATAAACCAGAGCATTTGTGTTATCTAAGATCATTTAGAGAAGTAAATGAAGTTCAAGGACAACTAGCTCTAATAAATTCTAAAGCTGGAATGTCGATGAGAACGTCTTATGAAGTTCTTGGTCAAGGAGTTGGAGGTACGGAGAATCTTCCTTTTCGGTTTTCAGACTTAAAGAACTATCTAATGACAATTCGTTAA